The following coding sequences are from one Pusillimonas sp. DMV24BSW_D window:
- the sdhD gene encoding succinate dehydrogenase, hydrophobic membrane anchor protein yields MATQERIGTKRLVVGAHYGTFDFIVQRCTAIIMAVYTLVLFFGVLFTSGMSFESWQNLFTFQLGAIPAGQLLATLAFLSLAWHAWIGVRDIWMDYVTSAGLRLFLQVLTVLWLIGSVVYFAKVLWSL; encoded by the coding sequence ATGGCTACTCAGGAACGTATTGGTACTAAACGTTTAGTTGTGGGTGCCCATTACGGCACATTTGATTTCATCGTACAGCGCTGTACCGCCATTATCATGGCCGTTTACACGCTGGTTCTGTTTTTCGGGGTTCTGTTCACGTCGGGCATGAGTTTCGAAAGCTGGCAGAATTTGTTCACTTTCCAACTGGGTGCAATACCCGCAGGGCAGTTGCTGGCAACGTTGGCGTTTTTGTCACTGGCCTGGCACGCGTGGATTGGTGTTCGCGATATCTGGATGGACTATGTCACTTCCGCAGGCTTGCGCCTTTTCCTTCAGGTGCTCACTGTTTTGTGGCTGATTGGTTCTGTTGTTTATTTCGCTAAAGTTCTTTGGAGTCTATAA
- the sdhC gene encoding succinate dehydrogenase, cytochrome b556 subunit, with protein sequence MSDSASKPRPQYRNLSVPQILSYHLPLAGKSSILHRVSGALLFLCLPLVIVPLFALSVTSPESFASIQGWVSNPLFKLVLLVLIWGYLHHFCAGIRYLILDLHIGMDKVSAQKSAGVVFGVSLALTLIFGLKLFGVW encoded by the coding sequence ATGTCCGATTCAGCTTCCAAGCCGCGTCCGCAGTACCGCAATCTAAGCGTGCCGCAGATTCTCAGCTACCATCTGCCTTTGGCAGGCAAATCCTCTATTTTGCACCGCGTCAGCGGCGCATTGCTTTTTCTCTGTTTGCCGCTGGTTATTGTGCCGTTGTTCGCCCTTAGCGTGACGTCGCCCGAGTCATTTGCTTCCATTCAGGGCTGGGTTTCCAACCCTTTGTTCAAACTGGTATTGCTGGTTCTTATCTGGGGTTATTTACACCATTTTTGTGCCGGCATACGCTACTTGATTCTCGACCTGCATATTGGCATGGATAAGGTTTCCGCTCAGAAGAGCGCCGGCGTGGTGTTTGGTGTCAGTTTGGCACTGACATTGATCTTCGGTCTTAAATTGTTTGGAGTCTGGTAA
- a CDS encoding GntR family transcriptional regulator produces MADHSSIDDAVMAGRAASSAAYSPLYQQIKALLLQSLDQGEWKPGEAIPSEFELAARFNVSQGTVRKAIDELAADHLLIRRQGKGTFVATHNEAKVRFRFLRLTPDDGKVKPSSSRIIDSRRIKAPVDIARLLDLRPSDTVVNVRRVLSFEQTPTILDDIWLPAAVFKGLTAESLTRYRGPLYALFESEYGVSMVRAEEKIKAVAASDDQAGLLNIVSGSPVLQVERVSFTYGDRPMELRRGLYLTDRFHYRNTLS; encoded by the coding sequence ATGGCTGATCATTCTTCCATCGACGATGCGGTTATGGCGGGTCGCGCGGCAAGTAGCGCGGCGTATAGCCCGTTGTATCAGCAAATCAAGGCACTGCTATTGCAGAGTCTTGATCAGGGTGAATGGAAGCCGGGAGAGGCGATTCCCAGCGAGTTCGAGCTGGCCGCGCGGTTTAATGTCAGCCAGGGGACGGTGCGTAAAGCCATTGATGAACTGGCCGCCGATCATTTGCTGATTCGCCGGCAGGGTAAAGGCACTTTTGTGGCGACGCACAACGAGGCAAAAGTGCGGTTTCGTTTTTTGCGGCTTACCCCCGACGACGGTAAAGTCAAGCCCTCAAGCAGTCGTATCATCGACTCCAGGCGCATCAAGGCGCCGGTTGATATTGCGCGATTATTGGATTTGCGTCCATCTGATACTGTGGTGAACGTGCGTCGTGTGCTGTCTTTTGAGCAAACGCCCACGATTTTGGACGATATCTGGTTGCCTGCTGCTGTATTCAAAGGGTTAACGGCCGAGTCGTTGACCCGTTATCGTGGCCCTTTGTACGCCCTTTTTGAGTCAGAGTATGGGGTGAGCATGGTGCGGGCCGAAGAGAAAATCAAGGCGGTTGCCGCCTCCGACGATCAGGCCGGGCTTTTGAATATTGTTTCAGGAAGTCCGGTGCTCCAGGTTGAGCGTGTGTCGTTCACTTACGGCGATCGTCCCATGGAATTAAGAAGGGGCTTATACCTGACCGACCGGTTTCATTACCGTAATACGTTAAGTTGA
- a CDS encoding malate dehydrogenase has translation MSKPAMRVAVTGAAGQIGYALLFRIASGEMLGKDQPVILQLLEIPDEKAQKALKGVMMELDDCAFPLLESMTAHSDPREAFKDADVALLVGSRPRGPGMERKDLLQMNAKIFTEQGKALNDVASRNVKVLVVGNPANTNAYIAMKSAPDLPAENFTAMLRLDHNRALSQLAEKSGKKVADIEKLIVWGNHSPTMYPDIRFATANGDKLAEVINDDAWNRDTFIPTVGKRGAAIIEARGLSSAASAANAAIDHVRDWVLGSNGKWVTMGIPSDGSYGIPEGIMYGFPVTTENGKYKIVEGLEIDSFSRERMDKTLNELLEERDGVKDLLN, from the coding sequence ATGTCAAAACCCGCCATGCGCGTTGCCGTAACCGGCGCTGCCGGCCAAATTGGTTACGCTCTTTTGTTCCGCATCGCTTCCGGCGAAATGCTGGGTAAAGACCAGCCGGTTATTCTTCAACTGCTGGAAATCCCAGATGAAAAAGCACAAAAAGCGCTGAAGGGCGTCATGATGGAACTGGACGACTGCGCATTTCCGTTGCTTGAAAGCATGACAGCTCACAGCGACCCTCGTGAAGCGTTTAAAGACGCCGACGTTGCTTTGCTGGTTGGCTCACGCCCTCGCGGCCCCGGCATGGAACGCAAAGATCTGCTGCAAATGAACGCCAAAATTTTCACCGAGCAAGGCAAAGCATTGAATGACGTTGCTTCGCGCAATGTGAAGGTTCTGGTTGTGGGTAACCCCGCCAACACCAATGCTTACATTGCCATGAAGTCGGCCCCCGACCTGCCCGCTGAAAATTTCACGGCCATGCTGCGCCTGGACCACAACCGCGCCTTATCGCAGTTGGCCGAAAAGTCCGGCAAGAAAGTAGCCGACATCGAAAAACTGATCGTGTGGGGCAACCACTCTCCCACCATGTATCCCGACATCCGTTTTGCCACAGCGAACGGCGACAAGTTGGCCGAAGTCATCAACGACGACGCCTGGAACCGTGACACGTTTATTCCTACTGTCGGCAAGCGTGGTGCCGCCATCATCGAGGCGCGTGGTTTGTCTTCCGCCGCTTCTGCCGCCAATGCCGCCATTGATCACGTACGCGACTGGGTGCTGGGCTCAAACGGCAAGTGGGTCACCATGGGCATCCCCTCAGATGGTTCCTACGGTATTCCTGAAGGCATCATGTACGGTTTCCCTGTTACCACGGAAAACGGTAAGTACAAAATTGTTGAAGGACTGGAAATCGATTCGTTCTCACGCGAACGTATGGACAAAACCTTGAACGAACTTCTTGAAGAGCGCGACGGCGTTAAAGACCTGTTGAACTAA
- the prpB gene encoding methylisocitrate lyase, with protein sequence MRTPPSAGTRFRTALAQETPLQVIGAINANHALLAQQAGFRAIYLSGGGVAAGSLGMPDLGINTLDDVLTDVRRITDVCEVPLMVDIDTGFGPSAFNIARTIKSLIKFGAAACHLEDQVGAKRCGHRPGKEIVSTQEMVDRVKAAVDARTDPDFFIIARTDAIAVHGVEAALERAQACAQAGADAVFVEAAYDLDTYRRFTQALSVPVLANITEFGQTPLFSSEELGQAGVGIVLYPLSAFRAMNKAAQTVYSAIRRDGHQRSVVDMMQTREELYQSIGYHEYESRLDQLFQRQNETK encoded by the coding sequence ATGCGTACCCCTCCTTCCGCCGGCACCCGATTTCGTACCGCCCTTGCTCAGGAAACACCGCTTCAGGTAATAGGCGCGATCAACGCCAACCATGCTCTGCTCGCTCAACAAGCGGGGTTTCGCGCCATTTATTTATCGGGCGGTGGCGTAGCGGCCGGCTCGCTGGGCATGCCCGATCTGGGCATTAATACGCTAGACGACGTATTAACCGATGTGCGCCGCATTACCGATGTGTGCGAAGTGCCACTCATGGTCGACATCGATACCGGCTTCGGCCCTTCGGCGTTTAATATCGCCCGCACCATTAAAAGCCTGATCAAGTTCGGCGCGGCGGCTTGCCACCTGGAAGACCAGGTGGGCGCCAAGCGCTGCGGCCACCGGCCCGGCAAAGAGATTGTAAGTACACAAGAAATGGTTGACCGGGTAAAAGCGGCGGTTGATGCACGCACCGACCCAGACTTTTTTATTATCGCGCGCACCGATGCCATTGCAGTGCATGGCGTCGAAGCAGCGCTTGAGCGCGCCCAGGCGTGTGCCCAGGCCGGTGCCGATGCAGTATTTGTGGAAGCTGCTTACGACCTTGACACCTATCGCCGATTCACCCAGGCTTTATCTGTGCCGGTGTTGGCCAACATTACCGAGTTTGGCCAAACCCCGTTGTTTTCCTCCGAGGAGCTGGGGCAAGCGGGTGTTGGCATTGTGCTGTATCCGCTGTCGGCATTTCGCGCCATGAATAAAGCAGCGCAAACCGTTTACTCCGCTATTCGTCGCGACGGCCACCAGCGCAGTGTGGTCGACATGATGCAAACCCGTGAAGAGCTTTATCAGTCTATTGGCTACCACGAGTACGAGTCCCGACTCGATCAACTTTTTCAACGGCAAAACGAAACAAAATAA